In Eublepharis macularius isolate TG4126 chromosome 4, MPM_Emac_v1.0, whole genome shotgun sequence, the following are encoded in one genomic region:
- the LOC129328118 gene encoding zinc finger protein 420-like isoform X2: MMSVCQSGLSPLLKLQFGLIQRSAKVASEAVESPVTFEDVAVHFTAGQAALLDPNQRALYKDVMVENYENVVSLGFPASKPELIAQLEQGDMPWLPDSEGLEEAKISHTGSEREDITQLEQEARRVTVCQEETKIVGASTGKNLERKNMCRVCGTCFTQKRTLARHRQVHLGHKPYKCLRCGKWFPHQSQLLRHKRIHTGDKPYECLECGKRFSQQHHLIRHKRIHTGDKPYKCLECGKRFSQQPSLISHKRIHTGDKPYKCLECRKQFSQQHHLIGHKRIHTGDKPYKCLECGKRFSQRPNLIRHKRIHTGEKPYKCIECGKCFADSSAILYHNRTHTGEKPYKCMECGKCFTYFSAFLNHKRTHTGEKPYQCMECGKCFAHHSGFVKHQTVHGGEKPYQCLKCKKCFARPSYLVKHQRIHTGEKPYKCSECEKCFSQKAHLLNHQRLHTGEKPYKCMECEKCFADSSTFAKHQRFHTGEKPYKCMECGKCFAYSSSLLSHKRTHTGKKPYKCPECGKCFGRHSHLAKHSRIHTGERSYKCTVCGKCFADKSTLVVHGRVHTGEKPYKCTECGKCFAYTSSCLKHQRIHTGVKPYKCLECGKNFSRKSELMIHKRVHTGEKPYKCLECGKCFGYSSSLVIHRRLHTGEKPYKCLECGKGFTQQSDFSTHQRVHTGEKPYKCLECGKCFAQYSNLATHSRVHTGEKPYECLDCGKCFAQRPHLAIHQTIHTREKQCKRLECGERPYGCLECGKCFARKSLLVIHQRVHTGEKPYKCLECGKCFAQSPHLLTHHRVHTGEKPYKCPECGKCFSQRPRLVFHQKVHMEGKGKRRSHSVHLLMVEHSSPKGGKQQKSNSGKKIT, encoded by the exons ATGATGTCCGTATGTCAATCTGGATTGTCCCCTCTTCTTAAACTGCAGTTTGGCTTGATACAGCGAAGTGCAAAGGTTGCATCAGAGGCTGTGGAG AGCCCAGTGACCTTTGAAGATGTGGCTGTGCATTTCACAGCTGGGCAAGCAGCTCTGCTGGATCCAAACCAAAGAGCCTTATATAAGGATGTTATGGTGGAAAATTATGAGAATGTGGTCTCTTTGG GATTTCCGGCTTCAAAGCCGGAGCTCATTGCTCAGCTGGAACAGGGAGACATGCCGTGGTTGCCGGATTCTGAGGGCTTGGAAGAAGCAAAGATTTCCCACACTGGTTCAG AACGTGAAGATATTACTCAGCTGGAACAAGAAGCCCGTAGGGTGACTGTTTGCCAGGAAGAAACAAAGATTGTGGGCGCCAGCACAG ggAAAAATTTAGAAAGGAAGAACATGTGCCGTGTATGTGGAACATGTTTTACTCAGAAACGGACTCTTGCCAGGCACCGTCAAGTCCATCTGGGACATAAACCATATAAGTGCTTGAGGTGTGGGAAATGGTTTCCTCACCAATCACAGCTTTTGAGGCacaagagaatccacacaggagacaaACCCTATGAATGTCTGGAATGTGGGAAGCGATTTTCTCAGCAGCATCACCTCATAAGGCACAAGAGAATCCACACTGGAGACAAACCCTATAAATGTCTAGAATGCGGGAAGCGATTTTCTCAGCAGCCTAGCCTTATAAGCCacaagagaatccacacaggagacaaACCCTATAAATGTCTGGAatgcaggaagcaattttctcagCAGCATCACCTCATAGGCCacaagagaatccacacaggagacaaACCCTATAAATGTCTGGAATGCGGGAAGCGATTTTCTCAGCGGCCTAACCTCATAAGGCACAAGagaatccacactggagagaaaccttataaatgtatAGAGTGTGGGAAATGTTTTGCAGATTCCTCAGCCATCTTGTACCACAACAGaactcacacaggagagaaaccgtataaatgcatGGAATGTGGAAAATGTTTTACATATTTCTCAGCTTTTTTGAACCACAAGAGaactcacacaggagagaaaccctatcaatgcatggagtgtgggaaatgTTTTGCTCACCATTCAGGGTTTGTGAAACACCAGACTGTCCATGGTGGAGAGAAACCCTATCAGTGTTTGAAATGCAAGAAATGTTTTGCTCGCCCATCATACCTTGTCAAGCACCAGAGAATCCACACGGGAGAAAAACCTTATAAGTGCTCTGagtgtgaaaaatgtttttctcaAAAAGCTCACCTTCTGAACCATCAGAGactccacacaggagaaaaaccatacaAATGTATGGAGTGCGAAAAGTGTTTTGCTGATTCCTCAACTTTTGCAAAACACCAGAGatttcacacaggagagaaaccctataaatgcatggagtgtggaaaatgtttTGCATATTCCTCAAGCCTTTTAAGCCACAAGAGAACTCACACTGGtaagaaaccttataaatgtccagagtgtgggaaatgctttggtCGTCATTCCCACCTTGCAAAACATagtagaattcacacaggagagagaaGTTATAAGTGCACAGTGTGTGGAAAATGCTTTGCGGACAAATCTACCCTTGTGGTCCACGGGAgagtccacacaggagagaaaccatataagtgcacagagtgtgggaaatgctttgcTTATACCTCTAGTTGTTTAAAACACCAGAGGATTCATACTGGAGTAAAAccttataaatgtttggagtgcggGAAGAATTTTTCTCGGAAATCAGAGCTTATGATCCATAAGAGagtccacactggagagaaaccatacaaatgtttgGAATGTGGGAAATGTTTTGGTTACAGCTCCTCTCTTGTGATTCATCGCAGgctccacacaggggagaaaccttataaatgcttggagtgtgggaaaggttTTACTCAACAGTCAGATTTTTCAACACACCAAAGAGTCCATACgggagagaaaccctataaatgtttggagtgtgggaagtgtTTTGCTCAATACTCAAACCTTGCAACACATAGTAGagtccacacaggagaaaaaccttaCGAGTGTCTTGATTGTGGGAAATGTTTTGCTCAGCGACCCCACCTAGCAATTCACCAGACAATCCACACACGAGAGAAGCAGTGTAAACGTTTAGAGTGTGGAGAGAGACCCTATggatgcttggagtgtgggaagtgtTTTGCTCGAAAATCATTACTTGTTATACATCAAAgagtccacacaggagagaaaccttacaaatgcttggaatgtggcaAGTGTTTTGCACAAAGTCCACACCTTTTGACtcaccatagagtccacactggagagaaaccttataaatgccctGAGTGTGGGAAATGTTTTTCTCAGCGTCCGCGTCTTGTGTTTCACCAGAAGGTCCACATGGAAGGCAAAGGAAAGCGAAGGTCCCATTCAG TGCATCTCTTGATGGTTGAACACTCCTCCCCTAAGGGTGGAAAACAGCAGAAAAGCAACTCAGGAAAGAAAATTACATGA
- the LOC129328118 gene encoding zinc finger protein 420-like isoform X1, with translation MMSVCQSGLSPLLKLQFGLIQRSAKVASEAVESPVTFEDVAVHFTAGQAALLDPNQRALYKDVMVENYENVVSLGFPASKPELIAQLEQGDMPWLPDSEGLEEAKISHTGSGFLAPEREDITQLEQEARRVTVCQEETKIVGASTGKNLERKNMCRVCGTCFTQKRTLARHRQVHLGHKPYKCLRCGKWFPHQSQLLRHKRIHTGDKPYECLECGKRFSQQHHLIRHKRIHTGDKPYKCLECGKRFSQQPSLISHKRIHTGDKPYKCLECRKQFSQQHHLIGHKRIHTGDKPYKCLECGKRFSQRPNLIRHKRIHTGEKPYKCIECGKCFADSSAILYHNRTHTGEKPYKCMECGKCFTYFSAFLNHKRTHTGEKPYQCMECGKCFAHHSGFVKHQTVHGGEKPYQCLKCKKCFARPSYLVKHQRIHTGEKPYKCSECEKCFSQKAHLLNHQRLHTGEKPYKCMECEKCFADSSTFAKHQRFHTGEKPYKCMECGKCFAYSSSLLSHKRTHTGKKPYKCPECGKCFGRHSHLAKHSRIHTGERSYKCTVCGKCFADKSTLVVHGRVHTGEKPYKCTECGKCFAYTSSCLKHQRIHTGVKPYKCLECGKNFSRKSELMIHKRVHTGEKPYKCLECGKCFGYSSSLVIHRRLHTGEKPYKCLECGKGFTQQSDFSTHQRVHTGEKPYKCLECGKCFAQYSNLATHSRVHTGEKPYECLDCGKCFAQRPHLAIHQTIHTREKQCKRLECGERPYGCLECGKCFARKSLLVIHQRVHTGEKPYKCLECGKCFAQSPHLLTHHRVHTGEKPYKCPECGKCFSQRPRLVFHQKVHMEGKGKRRSHSVHLLMVEHSSPKGGKQQKSNSGKKIT, from the exons ATGATGTCCGTATGTCAATCTGGATTGTCCCCTCTTCTTAAACTGCAGTTTGGCTTGATACAGCGAAGTGCAAAGGTTGCATCAGAGGCTGTGGAG AGCCCAGTGACCTTTGAAGATGTGGCTGTGCATTTCACAGCTGGGCAAGCAGCTCTGCTGGATCCAAACCAAAGAGCCTTATATAAGGATGTTATGGTGGAAAATTATGAGAATGTGGTCTCTTTGG GATTTCCGGCTTCAAAGCCGGAGCTCATTGCTCAGCTGGAACAGGGAGACATGCCGTGGTTGCCGGATTCTGAGGGCTTGGAAGAAGCAAAGATTTCCCACACTGGTTCAG GATTTCTTGCCCCAGAACGTGAAGATATTACTCAGCTGGAACAAGAAGCCCGTAGGGTGACTGTTTGCCAGGAAGAAACAAAGATTGTGGGCGCCAGCACAG ggAAAAATTTAGAAAGGAAGAACATGTGCCGTGTATGTGGAACATGTTTTACTCAGAAACGGACTCTTGCCAGGCACCGTCAAGTCCATCTGGGACATAAACCATATAAGTGCTTGAGGTGTGGGAAATGGTTTCCTCACCAATCACAGCTTTTGAGGCacaagagaatccacacaggagacaaACCCTATGAATGTCTGGAATGTGGGAAGCGATTTTCTCAGCAGCATCACCTCATAAGGCACAAGAGAATCCACACTGGAGACAAACCCTATAAATGTCTAGAATGCGGGAAGCGATTTTCTCAGCAGCCTAGCCTTATAAGCCacaagagaatccacacaggagacaaACCCTATAAATGTCTGGAatgcaggaagcaattttctcagCAGCATCACCTCATAGGCCacaagagaatccacacaggagacaaACCCTATAAATGTCTGGAATGCGGGAAGCGATTTTCTCAGCGGCCTAACCTCATAAGGCACAAGagaatccacactggagagaaaccttataaatgtatAGAGTGTGGGAAATGTTTTGCAGATTCCTCAGCCATCTTGTACCACAACAGaactcacacaggagagaaaccgtataaatgcatGGAATGTGGAAAATGTTTTACATATTTCTCAGCTTTTTTGAACCACAAGAGaactcacacaggagagaaaccctatcaatgcatggagtgtgggaaatgTTTTGCTCACCATTCAGGGTTTGTGAAACACCAGACTGTCCATGGTGGAGAGAAACCCTATCAGTGTTTGAAATGCAAGAAATGTTTTGCTCGCCCATCATACCTTGTCAAGCACCAGAGAATCCACACGGGAGAAAAACCTTATAAGTGCTCTGagtgtgaaaaatgtttttctcaAAAAGCTCACCTTCTGAACCATCAGAGactccacacaggagaaaaaccatacaAATGTATGGAGTGCGAAAAGTGTTTTGCTGATTCCTCAACTTTTGCAAAACACCAGAGatttcacacaggagagaaaccctataaatgcatggagtgtggaaaatgtttTGCATATTCCTCAAGCCTTTTAAGCCACAAGAGAACTCACACTGGtaagaaaccttataaatgtccagagtgtgggaaatgctttggtCGTCATTCCCACCTTGCAAAACATagtagaattcacacaggagagagaaGTTATAAGTGCACAGTGTGTGGAAAATGCTTTGCGGACAAATCTACCCTTGTGGTCCACGGGAgagtccacacaggagagaaaccatataagtgcacagagtgtgggaaatgctttgcTTATACCTCTAGTTGTTTAAAACACCAGAGGATTCATACTGGAGTAAAAccttataaatgtttggagtgcggGAAGAATTTTTCTCGGAAATCAGAGCTTATGATCCATAAGAGagtccacactggagagaaaccatacaaatgtttgGAATGTGGGAAATGTTTTGGTTACAGCTCCTCTCTTGTGATTCATCGCAGgctccacacaggggagaaaccttataaatgcttggagtgtgggaaaggttTTACTCAACAGTCAGATTTTTCAACACACCAAAGAGTCCATACgggagagaaaccctataaatgtttggagtgtgggaagtgtTTTGCTCAATACTCAAACCTTGCAACACATAGTAGagtccacacaggagaaaaaccttaCGAGTGTCTTGATTGTGGGAAATGTTTTGCTCAGCGACCCCACCTAGCAATTCACCAGACAATCCACACACGAGAGAAGCAGTGTAAACGTTTAGAGTGTGGAGAGAGACCCTATggatgcttggagtgtgggaagtgtTTTGCTCGAAAATCATTACTTGTTATACATCAAAgagtccacacaggagagaaaccttacaaatgcttggaatgtggcaAGTGTTTTGCACAAAGTCCACACCTTTTGACtcaccatagagtccacactggagagaaaccttataaatgccctGAGTGTGGGAAATGTTTTTCTCAGCGTCCGCGTCTTGTGTTTCACCAGAAGGTCCACATGGAAGGCAAAGGAAAGCGAAGGTCCCATTCAG TGCATCTCTTGATGGTTGAACACTCCTCCCCTAAGGGTGGAAAACAGCAGAAAAGCAACTCAGGAAAGAAAATTACATGA